DNA from Stigmatella erecta:
AGGGGCTCCGAGAGCAGCGTGCCGGGGGTGTTACCCGAGATCATCGGCACCTCGGGGATGGAGTGCACGTCCAGGCGGTCCTCGATCGTCATCCGGCCGAAGCGCTGCACCCGGCCCCGGAGCACCGTGGAGACGAGCACTTCCTCGGGCTGCGTCAGGCGCAGGTTGCCCTCGATGCGGTGCCCGTCGATGTAGAGGTGCTCGCCGCGCCGCAGGTTGACCACCCGGATGCCCTCCTCCGACGGCAAGAGGAAGAAGGCGGCCACGCCCGCGGCGGCCAGCAGCCCCGCCCCCACGGCCAGGGCGGCCCACAGGCGGGACGCGCGCGCGGGGGCCGCCGCGGCGGCCGGGGACACCTGGGCCAGAGGGGGGGCGGCAGGCATTGGCGCCGGAGGCGGCATTGGCGCCGGGGCGGGCGCGACCGCCGGAATGCCCATGCGCGAAGGGGCGGACTGCACGGGGATCTGCTGGGTGGAACGCGGGACGCTCCCCTGAACGGAGGGCATCTGCGTGCTGGCGCGGGCCGGCGGCGGGGCCACCGAGGGCATGACCGTGGACGGCCGGGCCGGGGCGGGGGCCGCGGGCGGCGGGGCCGCGGCGGGCGGCATCGCCCGGATGCCCGAGCGCGTGGAGCTGCTCACCGGGGGGTGCGCCCCCGAGGCGGGCGCCACGGAGCGCATGGCGACCTGGCTGGGACGGCTGGGGCTTGCCGCCGCGGGGGCCGAGGGCCGGGCCTCGCCCCTCGAGGCGCCCGCGGGGCCCTCGGCCGGCGCGCCCTGCGGCGCGGAGGCCGGAACCGCCCGGGGACCACTGCCCGTGGGGCGCGAGGCGGTGGCCCCCGTGCCCGGCCGGGAGCCCGTCAGGTTCTGGCGCGAGCCGGAGCCCGTGCCCGAGTTGGCCACCGCCCCGGCGAGCCGCGCCGAGGACGCATCCGTGCCGCCCGCGGGGATGCGCGGGTGCGAGCCGGAGCCAGAGGAGGCCACGGCCGGGGCGTACTCGGCCAGCCGGTCCGCCAGCGTGTCCTTGAAGAACTGGGCCACCGCGGCCGGCGAGGAGTTGAGGCGGTGGTGGGCCATCACCGCCTCGATCTCCTCCCGCAGCGCCGCCGCCGAGGGCGTGCGCCGCGCGGGGTCCTTCACCAGGGCGCGCAGGATGAGGTCCGACACGTCCTGGGGAATGCTCGGCTTGAGCTGCGAGGGCACGGGCGCAGGCTCGCGCACCACCGCGTTGAGCGAGGCCGCATCATGGTCCCGGCGGAACGGCAGCGTGCCGGTGAGCAGCTCGAAGAGCACCACGCCCAGGGCGAACACGTCGTTGCGCGCGTCCAGCGGCCGGCCCGCGGCGGCCTCCGGGGAGATGTAGGAGATCTTCCCCTTGAGCACGCCCGCCTGCGTGTGGTCCTCGCCCTGCACCTTGGCGATGCCGAAGTCGCTCAGCTTGATGGCGCCATCGAGCGAGATGAGGACGTTGTGGGGGCTCACGTCGCGGTGCACCACCGGGTGGGCATTGCCCGCCGGGTCCACGTAGCTGTGGGCGTAGTGCAGGCCCGCGGCCGTCTCCGCGACGATGCGCAGCGCGTGCTCCATGGGCAGGGCCAGCCCCTTGCGCCGCAGGTCGTTCATCAGCCGCTTGAGGTCCGGGCCGCGCACGTACTCCATGAGGATGTACGCCACGCCGTCGGTGACGCCCACGTCGAAGGTCTGCACGACGTTGGGGTGCGTGAGCCGCGCGTTCGCCCGGGCCTCGGCGAAGAGCATGTCCACGAACTCAGGATTCTCGGCGAACTGCGCGAGAATCTTCTTCATCACCACGAACTTCTCGAAGCCCTTGACGCCCACCTGCTTGGCGAGGAACACCTCCGCCATGCCGCCCTGCCCCAGCCGGCGGATGATCTGCAGCTTGCTGCCGCCGTGGGAGCTGCTGATGTCCGTGTGGTTGCCGCCGCCCGGCTGAGCCTCGGCGTTGACGGCGCCGAAGAGGAACTGGGTGAGCGCCTTGGCCTCCAGCGCCTCCACGTCCTCCAGGGGCTGGTCGGTCAGCGGCAGGCGCCCGAGCATCTGCGCCAGGTTGGGGATGTTGGCCAGCCGCGAGGCGCCGCCGCAGATGACGCACGGGCGCTCCTGGCCCTCGTTGGCGCGCAGCTGCTGGACGAAGCCCGCGGCGTGGGTGCGCTGGTGGTGCAGCTGGCCGCAGTTCTGGCACTCGTAGGGCAGCCACAGGGAGTGGACGCGCGCCGGCAGCGGCTTGCCGGACTTGGCCAGCGGGGCCATCAGCGCGGGCGGCACCCGGCAGAGCACCACCTGGGCGCCCTTGGCGGCCGTCTCCAGCACCTGCTCCAGCTTCACCACGCCCTCGAGCTCCACCTTCGCCACGTGCGAGAAGTCGAACGCGACGCGCCCCTCCAGGCCCGAGGCCAGCCGGCGCACGTTGAGGTCGCCCCGGATGACGCTCGCCAGGGTGATGTAGGTGATGTCGTCCTGGACCGTCTTCAGGTGCGAGGGCAGATCCAGGGGCTCGGAGGCGGCCGCCAGGCGCAGGTAGCGCAGCACCACCGGATCCACGGTGCCCAGGTGCTGCCTGCGCGCGTAGTCGAAGAACTCGCTGGGAAGGTCCGCGAACTCCAGGGGCTGGGTGCACACCGGGCAGGTGTGCTCGGGGGCGCGGTTCTCGGAGATGAGCTGTGCGTCATCCACGAGGTTGATGGCGCGCAGCCGGTCCTCGCTGCACGTGCGGCAGGTGTAGGGCGCCAGCACCGACAGCACGCGCGAGACGCCCGAGAAGCCCTCCACCATGTTGAGCTGATCCACCACCACCGGGGGGGCGTAGACCACGTACAGGCTGATGGCGCCGTTGGGGAGCTTGGAGACGAACTCGATCCACTTGCGCACACCGAACGAGCTGATCCGGTCCACGCACCCGAGATCGACGATGACGATGCCGTTGAGGTCCGGGGAGGTGGACGACAGCGGGAACGTCTCGTCGATGACGCCAGAAATCCGGACGTGGGAGATGTTCCCCACCCGGGATCGGCTGATGCTTGCGTTCGAACCCTGGTTCTCCACCGTCCCTACCCTCATTCCATGCAGAACAGCAGCGATTTGGGGAGCGCGGCACGGCGGCGCGCCTCACCCAGGTCCACCGCGCACAATACCCGAGACTCCCGCCCCTGGCTCACGTGCACGGCGATGGCATCACTGTGCTCGATCATCCGCCGCAACCCCAGTCCCGCGCCTCCACCGGAGGCATTCACCTGCACCCGCTTGCCATACGAGGCCAACGCCTGCACGAACGGCCGGGGCGTGAGCCGGCCAAACCGGTCCACCGCCTCCAGATAGATGCGTCCCTCGGCCACCGACAGCGCCAGCTCGCAGGCATCCTCCGCGTCGATCTCCTTCACCTCGGTGCGCCGGTGGGCATACTTCGGCTGCCCCTGCGCGTCCACGGGCGCGTCCAGCATCGCATTGACGGCCAGCTCGTGCAGCACATCCGCCGCCAGCGTGGCCGCCGTCCGCGAGCCGCCTGCCTCCTCCACCACCATGGAGGCAGCCTCCGCCGCGTGCTGAATGTCCACCAGGCGCCTCAGCCGCTGGCGCACCACGCTCCCCTGCTCAGGAACCAGGGAGCCCCCGCGCAGCACCGCGCCCAGCAGCATCGCCTCCCACTCCGTCGGCCCCCGCTCCGCGCCCCGGGTGGCCAGGAGCAGCGCGGGCGGCTCGCGCGACAGGAGGTCGGCGTGCGCCGGGCCCAGCAGCCCGTCGAACAGCACGAGCCTCCGGGCATGGCGCGCCGCCTCCGCCCCATCGAGGCCCGTCTGCAGGGCCACCCCGCCGCGCGCGAGCGTGGGGGCCACCTGCTCGAGCACCGTGGGCGCCAGCGAGGGGTCGGCAATCAGCAGGAGCCCGCGGGAGGGGCCCACCTGGGTCGAGGCTCTCAAGGGGTTAGTAACGAAGCTTGAGTTCGCTGTAGACGCCGCGGGGCGGCGCCGGGAAGCCGTGCGACTCCTCGTACTGGGAGTCGAACAGGTTGGTGCCCAGCAGCGACACGGAGATGCCCTCGTTGATGTTCACCCCCACCCGGGCGCTGGCCGTCACGTAGTCCGGCAGCTTCACCCGGTTGACCTCGCCGGTGGCCTCCACCAGGAAGCCCGGATCGAAGCGCTGGCCCACGTACAGGGCGTACACCTCGGCGAAGCCCACCTTGCCGATGTTGGTCCGGGCGCGCGCGTACAGGCGGTGGTGCGGGGCGTAGTCGAGCTGGGCGGACGGCCCGTCGCCATAGGGCTGGGAGCGCGCATCCAGGTACTGGTAGGCCACGTCGAACGAGGAGTTGGCGGCGGGCAGCTGCGCGGCCACCTCGGCCTCGAAGCCCACCACCTGCGCATCGCCGATGTTCTGGAACTGCGAGGTGGAGCCGAAGACGAGGTTCTGGTTAATGAAGTTCTTGGCGCGGTTGTAGAAGCCCGTGGCCGTCAGGCGCATGCGCCGGTCGAAGGCCCAGTAGTCCACCGCGGCCTCGTAGGTGTCCAGCGTCTCGGCCCGGAGGGCGGAGTTGCCCAGGAGCGTGGCCGCGTACATCTGCTGGTTGATGGCGAGCTCGGCGAGCGTGGGGGCCCGGAAGGCGCGCCCGTAGTTGGTGCGCAGCGTGAGCTCCGGCAGCGCGTGGAACACCACGCTGGCGCGGGGCGAGAGCTGGTTGGTGCGCTCGGTCCACACCTCCTCGGGGATGAGGTACGCGTCGTAGCGCACGCCGGCGCCCAGCACCAGGCGGCTCATCGGCCGGTACTCCGCGTCCACGAAGCCGCCGAGGATGCTCTGCGTGGTGTCATCCACCGTCAGCCCCGAGAGGACGTTCTGGTTGTTGACCAGGTCGTCCTTCACGTCGCCGCCGAAGGTGACGTTGAGGTTGCCCGCGGTGAGCAGCGCGCGCGCCTCGGCGCCGTAGCGGCGGCGCTTGCCCAGCGCCGGCTCCAGCTTGCCGGTGATCATGTTCATCTGATCCACGACGCGGCGCTTGTAGAGCGTGTAGGCCTGGCCGAAGACGCGCAGGTTGTCCGACACCTGCGTGTCCACCTGGGCCGCGGCGTTGAGGTTCTGCACGTTCTCGGTGTCGCTCGGCGTGTAGTGGCACCGGCCGCAGTTGCCCACGGTGGAGATCTGCGTGCCGCCCGGACGGCCGATCTCCGCGTCGGTGAAGTCCGCGTCGAGCGCGAACGCGCCCACCTTCACCTTGCCGCTGACCTGGTGCACCTGCGAGTCCTGGTTGGTGTCCACCAGGCCCGTCTGCGGGTTGTTGAAGAGCTGCGGGCCATCCGAGCCGAAGCCGTAGTAGCTGGCCAGCGCCTCCACGGGGCCTCCGCGGCCCGCCGCCGTGGCGTTCACGCGGAAGGTGCTGTCCTGCCCCGCCAGCACGCGGCCGTCGAAGCCCACGTTGCGGCCCTCCTTGATGAGGTCCGAGGGCTGGCGCTCGATGAGGTTGATGACGCCGCTGAAGGCGTTGGAGCCGTAGAGCGAGGAGCCGGGGCCGCGAATCACTTCCACCTGCTTGAGGTTCGACAGCGGCGTCGTCTCATCCGCGTAGAACTGGCCCGTCCAGGGGTCCGTCAGCGGCCGGCCGTCCTTCAGGAGCAGCAGCCGGTTGGACAGGTAGTTGGAGCCCAGGCCGCGCGCGCTGACCGCCGCCTTGCGCATGGAGCCGCGCCGGCACTCCAGGCCGGGGAAGTACTGGATCGCCTCGCAGAGCGTGAAGGCGCCCGTGCCCTCCAGCTCCTCGGCGGGGATCCACGCCACCGTCATGGGCACGTCCTTGATGCGCTGGCGGCGCTTGGAGGCGGTCGTCACCACCGCCTCGCTCAGCAGCGCGTTCACCGAGTCCTCGATGGAGGAGGCATCCCCGGCGGGATCCGGCAGGTCCAGGCCCGCCAGGCCCGAGGGCGGCGGCAGCGCCCGCGACGAGGCGGGATCCGCGAAGGGCGCCGTGGGGGGCACCCGGTCCTGCTGCGCGGGCTTCACCGCGGTCTGCTTGGGCGCGGGCGCGGCCACCGGGGCCGGCGGCGGCGGCACGGGGGCGGGATCCGCCAGCACGGAGTCCGGAATGGGCTCGCGCGTCCGGTAGTCGGACGGGGGCGGCACGCTGCCCGCGGCGGGCGTGGAGGACGGCGCGTCGCTGCCCGTCATCGGATCATCGGTGCCGAAATCGTCGGCCGGCGGGGCCACCACGGGCGCCGGCGGCGGCGGCGGGGCCTTCTTGGATGTCCCCGGCCGGCGCTTGGTGGGCTTCGGCTTTGTTTGTGCCTCGGCGTTGCCGGCGGCCAGGCCCATGATTACGCATACGCCAACGACCAGGGGAAACCGCAGGAACGCCCTTGCCGCGATGCGTCGCGGCCAGTCGAATACAGTCGAGTGCATCATTCTCACATCCGCCAGTGGAGCAGCCAAACCGGGTGAGGCCCGTACGGCATCCGGGTGCGGGAGGAGACCCTCTGCGCCAAGGGTCCGCCCGTGAACACCCAGACTGTTGAATTCAAGTTACCCTACTGTCTTCACTTGCGCCAAGGGATTGCCCCGGAGCGATGCGCCGCCCCGGCGCCCTGCCCTGTTCTGAGGCCTGGATCCTCAGTCGTCCGGCTGTTCGGACGAGACGTCCATCACGCTCGTGAAGGAGGGCAGCACGGGGGTGAGCTGCCCGGAGCGCACCAGCGCGTCGGTGTCCACGCGCAGCTGCGGCGACTCGACGATGGCCGGCTGGCGCGGGGCGGGCCCCTTCTGGGCCAGCTTGCGGAAGTCCTCGAACTCCTTGCCCTGCACCCGCACGAAGCCGCTGAAGGGCGCCACGGGCTCCAGCTTCGGCAGCTTCTCGGCCAGCTCGCCGGGCCGCAGGGTCACCAGCACCGCCCCCGGCACCTTGATGCTGCGGAAGAGCACGCGCACGTCCTTGGGCACGTGCGACAGCGGCACCAGCGCGGCCTCCGCCCCCTTGGCCTCCAGCATCTTCAGCGCCGACTCCACGTTGGGCACCAGGATGGGCTTGCCGAAGTGGTCCTCAGGCAGGTCTCCCCCGAAGACGACGCGGGAGACGAACTTCGCATCCAGGCCCCCCGCGCTCCGGGTGAGCGCCAGCCGCTTGCCCTTCAGGTCCTTCACGCTCCCCTTCAGGTTGGAGATGAGGGCCCACCGCTGGGCCGTCTCCCCCGCGAGCGCGGCGAAGGCCAGGGGGGTGGCCTTCTCCTCCATCTGCACCGCGGACAGGGCATCCACCACGGCGAAGTCGACGAGCCCATCCTTGACCGCCTTGTCGAAGTCCTCGTAGCGGCCGAAGCTCTTGGCCGCCACGGGCTGCCCGAGCACGGTGCTCAGCTGCGACGCCAGCTTCTCGGCGAAGGTGAAGCGCTCCTGGCCATCGGTCAGCGTGGTGGGCAGGAACACGCCGAGCGTGGTCTTCTTCTCGGCCCACGCGGCGGGGGTCCAGGCACAGAGTACGGCCAGTCCAAGCATCAGCAAACGGGGGGTCTTCATGGCAGGGTCTCCGTGGCGGTGGCCTCGTTGGCCTCGGGGGCGGCGGCGCCGCCCAGGCCGTGCAGGGCCATCAGCCGGTCACGCCACTCGCGGGCCACCGCCACGCGGGGGCCACCAGCGGTCAGGTATCGGCGGTAGGACTCCACCGCCTCGGAAACTTCACCGCGGCGCTGGGCGTCGATGCCGAGGTTGAACGAGGCCATGGGCACCGAGGCCTCCAGCTTGCGCCACACGGCCGCGGCGTCGGCGTGCTTGCGCTTGCCGTAGGTCACGCACGCGAGGTTGTGCTGCAGCGCGGCGTCCTCCTGCGCGCTGGCCAGCGCGGCCTTGAAGGCCTTCTCGGCCAGCTTGAAGTTGCCCGTGGCGTAGGCGCGCTCCCCCTCGAGCCGGTGGAGCGAGTTGGCCAGCGAGGCAATCCACTTGGCCTGCCAGGACGAGGGCTTCTTCGAGGCGGCGGCCAGCGCCTTGCGCGCGAAGGGCACCTGGCCCTTGCGGTAGAGGACGTACGCCTCCGCCAGGGCGCGCGTGTTGGGCTCGGCCCAGGTGGGCATGGGCGTCAGCGCGCGCTTGAGGAGGGGGCTGGCCTCGGCGAAGCGGCCCTGCTCGGCGTGGACGAGCGCCCGGGTGAGCAGCGCCAGCTTGGCCAGGTCCTGCTGCTTGGACAGGTTGAACTTCTCCGTCAGGTCCACGTCCTTGCGCGCGTTCTCCACGTCGCCGGTCTCCAGGCGCGTGAGCGCGCGGCGCAGCAGCATGAGCGGCAGGTTGGCCTCCGCCAGTTGCCGGGCCGCCTTGGAGGGGCCCGGCTCGGTGAGGCGCTCCACCGCGTCATCCACGCGGCCCAGCTCCACCTCCGCGAGCGCCGCGCCCACGGACACATCCGCCAGGTCCGAGGGCTCCTCGGTGCGCTTCTCGGCCTGGATGAAGGCGCGCAGCGCGGCCTCGGCGTTGCCCTCGCCCAGGTACGCGTAGCCCAGCAGCCAGTGCTCGCGCCAGGTGGCGCCCTCCAGCGTCACGCCCTGCTCCAGCACCGGCCGGGCCTGCGCGAAGGCGCGCTGCTCCAGCAGCGCCGCGCCCAGCCTGCGGGACATGGCCGCGCTGCGCTCGAGATCGAACGCCCGGCGCAGATCCCTCACCGCGTCATCCATGCGGCTGGTGTCCGCGCGGCCCCGCGCCCGGTGCGCCAGCGCCTGGGCCAGCCAGTGCTGGGCCACCTCGTGCTGGGGCTCCACCCGGAGCGCGTTGGCGTAGTCCTCGATGGCCTGGTCCCACTGGCCGGTGGCGAAGTGGTCCGCGCCCAGCAGCACGTGGCCCAGGGCCTGCTGCGGGGCCATCTCCACGAGGCGCCGGTGCACTTCCACCGCGCGCTGGAAGCGGCCCGCGCGGCGGTTAACGGAGCCCAGCGACGCCCACAGCTCCAGGTTGCCGCCGTCCTTCTCCAGCGCGGCCTCGAGGTACTTGATGGCCTCCTCGTTGCGCCCCTGCGCCTGCAGGGCCTTGCCCACGGCGATCTGCGCGGCCACCACGCCGGGCGCCATCTCCAGCACCTTGCGGAACTGGGCCTCGGCCTCCTTGGGCTGCTTCTGCGCGAGCCGCACGTCGCCCAGCAGCAGGTGCGCCGAGGCGGTGCCCTCCAGCTTCACCAGCGCCAGGGCCTGCGTCTCCGCGCCCGCCACGTTGCCCTCGCGCAGGAACATCCGGCCCAGGCGCTCCTTGGGCTCCTTGGCCTGAGGGAAGCGCTCCACGAGCCCTTCCACCAGCCGCAGCGCGTCCTCCTCCTTGCCCTCCAGCTCCAGCACGGAGGCCAGGCCCATCTGCGCGGTGACGGACTCGGGCCGTCCCTTCTGGGCCTGCTGGAAGGCCGCGCGCGCGGCGGCCACGTCCCGGCGCAGGAGCTGGCCCTGGCCGATGAGCTCGTGGATCTGGTAGTCGTTGACGGCCAGCTTCGGGGGCCGCTGCGCCAGGTACTGCTGGAACTTGGCGATGGCCAGGTCCCCGCGCCGGCCGTGCAGGTAGTACGAGCCCAGGTAGTAGTTGACGATGAGGTGCTCGGGGGCGTTGGCCTCGGACACCTTCTCCAGGAGCGGCACCGCCTCCTGGAAGCGGCGCAGCTTGAAGAACGCCACGCCCAGCGGGAACGTCAGCGCGATGTCCTCGGGGTTGGCGGCGCTCAGCACCGGCAGCTTCGCGGCGGTGCGGGCATAGTCGTTCAGCGCGTTGGCCGAGGCGCCCAGGCCCGCGCCGGCCGCGGCCGAGTTGGGATCGATGGCCAGCGCCTGCTCGAAGAGCTGGAGCGCCTTGCGGTGCTTCTCCTCCGCCTCCTTCTTGTTGCCCGAGGCGATGGCGGCGCTGGCCGCCACCTGCACGGTCTCCGCCTCCTTCACCAGGAGCTGGGACTCGGTGAGCGGCGGCGGACGGTACTGGGCGAAGGCCACCGGGCCCGAGAGCAAAGAGGAGAGGGCCAGCGCCGCGGCAAGGCGGCGCGCCGAGGGGGGTCTAGACATGCGGCTCATTCGGTTTCCAGGCTTAGGAGGCAGTGCTGAACTCGGCGACGACGACGGTGATGTCATCGCGTTGCGGTTGACCCGCGCTGAAGGCGCGCACGTCCGCCAGGATGGCGTCGCGCAGGCCCTCGGCGGTGAGCTGGGCGTTGTTCTGGACGGCGGCGCCCAGGCGCTGGGTGCCATAGAGCTTGCCGGCCGCGTCGCGGGCCTCGGTGAGCCCGTCCGTGTACCAGACGATGATGTCGCCGGGGCGCAGCTGGGCCTGGCGCGAGGAGTACTGAGAGGACACGGAGGCGCCCAGCAGCGGCCCGCGGGCGGGCAGCGAGGCGAACTGCCCGGACAGGCGGTTGTAGACGCACGCGGCCGGGTGGCCGCCCGCCGCGTAGTCGATGAGGCCCGTGTGCACGTCGATGACGGCCAGGGCGCTGGACATCTGGTACTCGCCGCGGCCCAGGTGGGCCAGGGTGATGTTGAGCGCGCTGATGAGCACCTGGGAGTTGAGCTGATCCGGCTCGCGCATCGTCATGGCCGAGGCGAACCCGCTGGTGGCGCTGGTGGCCACCAGCGCCGTGGACAGGCCGTGGCCGGTGACATCGCCCACGCCCACCACCACGCGCTGCTCGTCCAGGGGCGCACGGAACCACCAGTCGCCGCCGCACGCATCCGCGGTGATGACGACGCCCGCCATGCGCATGGTGCCCATCTGGAAGGCCTCGCGGCCCGGCAGCAGCGTCTCCTGGACGGTGCGCGCCAGCGACACCTCGCGCTCCAGCTGCGCCTTGGAGCGCACGTCCTCCAGGAGGACCTTGATGCGCTCGGCCATGTGGTTGAACACGAGGCTCAGGGTGCGCACCTCGCGCCCGGCGCCCGTGGCCTGGCCCGCGCGGGCGCTCAAGTCGCCCGCGGCCAGCTGCATCACCCGCCGCGTCAGCACGCCCAGGGGGCGGGTGATGCGGCGGCTCTGGATGGCGGCCACCACGCTGGCCAGCAGCACGAAGCCCAGCCCCAGGATGAGCGCGTTGCGGATGGTGGTGCGCAGCGCCTCGTCCTTGTTGTCCTTGAGCACCTGGAGCTGGTGCTGGAGCTCGTCGAGCGAGTAGCTGATGACGATGAGCCCCTTGCCGCTCTGGGAGCCGTAGTCGAGCGGCTCCTGGAACTCGTAGACGGGCCGGTTCTTGAAGACCGCGCCCTGGATGGCCCGCTCGGCCTTGCGGCCGCCCGAGGCGGTGCCCAGCTTGGCGTCCGGATCCGAGTCGGCCACCAGGAGGCTTTCCGCGTCGAACATCTGCACGCGGAGGATGTTGCGGTTGGCCGCGATGATGGCGCGCGCCACGTCCGTCAGGAACGCGTAGTTGTTGTCGCGCAGGGACGTGGCGGAGGTGAGCGCCAGGGTGTGGCTCACCGTCTGGCCCAGCTCGCGCGCGTGGTTCTGGGTCCGCTCGGTGAAGGTGGCCGAGGCCTCCTCGAACTGGGACGTGGTGGACACCGCCGAGAGCGCCGTCAGCAGGCCGACGATGACCAGCACGAGCGCCGCGGTGGTGAACAGGAGGATCTGATCCAGCCGCAGCCCGCGGATGGAGGCGACATCGGGCAGCTCGCCCGCCTCCAGCGGCGCCACGATGGTGCCCGTCATCTCTCCGGCCACCGGCGCGGCGACGGTCGTGCTGGTGAACTGCGCGTGCTGATGCGTGCCGGTGTGCTCGTACCGGGGGACAGTACCCGTCGCCCGGGAGGGCAGTGCCTCGGAAGCGGTGTCCTCGGGGGCAGGGGCAAGGCGTGTATTCGTCTTCAAGGACCCACCTGGCTGCAGGCCGCGAGAGGGGAACGCGGCCCATCTGAAGAAAAAGTTTGCATGACTCTAGCGCACTTGAACACAAGTGCGAGTCCCCGGGCTTTCCAGGCTCGCGGACAGGGGCGGCTCCCCGGATTCACCGCTTCTCCCACGCAATTGTCACAGATCTCGCGCCCCTGGCGCGAAACCAGGGCCCTGCCTGCCTGCTGTCCGGGCGGGCCTCACGGGCGTTCCGGGCAGGGCTTGACGGGGCCTCGCCGGTTGCCGCAACGCGGCACCCCACTCCGTCGCTCCAAAAACATCTCCGTGCGCGCGGCGCTTGAGTGCACCGGCCGGCTTTGGGTTATAGGGAGCGCTCTCCCATTCGAGAGGAAGCCGCGCGTGTCACGACCCCGCCTGCTCAATCGCGAAGAAGCGTCCGCTCCGCTCACGCTCGACCGGGAGCTGCTCGTCCGCATCCATGATCTGATGGTGAAGGCGCGCGTCCTCGAGGAGCGCCTCATCCAGATGTACAAGCAGGGCCATGGGTTCTTCTGGATTGGCGGCCCCGGCGAGGAGGCGTTCAACGTCCCGCTCGGGCTGCTCATGAAGAAGGGCCAGGGGCCCGCCTTCGACTACCTGCACGCGCACTACCGGCAGTCGGCCACGATGCTGGCGCTGGGCGAGGAGCCCATCGGGGCCCTGCGGCAGATGAAGAACACCGCCTCGGACCCGTACTCGGGCGGGCGCAACTTCGCGGGCCACTTCTCCAAGCGGGAGTGGAACATCGCCCCCGTCTCCTCCCCCATCGAGGTGCAGTACGCCATCGCCCCGGGCACGGCCATGGCCCAGAAGCGGCACGGCGGCGACGGCATCACCATCGTCACCGGCGGCGACGCCGGCACGGCCGAGGGCGACTTCGCCTCCTGCCTCATCTGGAGCAGCCGCCCCGCCAACCCGCTGCCCATCCTCATCATCGTCACCAACAACCACTGGGGCATCTCCACCTCGGCGGAGGACCAGCACGGCGAGACGCACGTCGCCGACCGCGGGCGCGCCTTCAACATCCGCAGCAAGACCATCAACGGAAATGATCCCGTCACCTCCTACCGCGAGCTGAAGGAGGCGATGGAGTACGTGCGCCAGGAGCGCAAGCCGTTCCTGCTGGAGGCCCAGGTGTCGCGCCTGTACGGCCACTCCTCCGCCTCCGGGGCCAACTTCGTCACCCACGAGGTGGACTGTCTCAAGGAGTTCGAGACCCGGCTGGAGGGCGAGGGCGTGCTGACCCGGGAGCAGATGGACGCGCTGCGCAACCGCTACACCGAGGAGCTCGCCGCGGCGGCGCGCCTCGTCCGGGACGAGCCCCTGCCCGGTCCCGAAACCCTCTGGAACCACGTCTACGCGGAGAAGAAATAACCATGGCCAACATGGCACAGGCCATCCGGATGGCCCTGCACTACGCCGAGGAGAACCTCGGTGTGATGGACATCTTCGGCGAGGACGTGGGCCCGCCCCTGGGCGGCGTCTTCACGGTGACGCAAGGGCTCAAGAACGCCTGGAACACCCCGCTGGACGAGCGCGGCATCATCGGCACCGCCATTGGCCTGGCCATGGCGGGCCAGCGCCCCGTGGCGGAGATCCAGTTCGCCGACTACATCTTCAACACCATCGACCTGCTGAAGGTCGCCGGCAACACGTGCTGGGCCAGCAACGGCGACTGGAACCTGCCCATGGTGGTGAAGACGCCCGTGGGCAGCGGCATCCGCGGCTCCATCTACCACTCGCACTCGTTCGATGCGACGGCCACCCACATCCCGGGCTGGAAGATCGTCATCCCCTCCAACCCGCTGGATGCCTACGG
Protein-coding regions in this window:
- a CDS encoding protein kinase domain-containing protein — encoded protein: MRVGTVENQGSNASISRSRVGNISHVRISGVIDETFPLSSTSPDLNGIVIVDLGCVDRISSFGVRKWIEFVSKLPNGAISLYVVYAPPVVVDQLNMVEGFSGVSRVLSVLAPYTCRTCSEDRLRAINLVDDAQLISENRAPEHTCPVCTQPLEFADLPSEFFDYARRQHLGTVDPVVLRYLRLAAASEPLDLPSHLKTVQDDITYITLASVIRGDLNVRRLASGLEGRVAFDFSHVAKVELEGVVKLEQVLETAAKGAQVVLCRVPPALMAPLAKSGKPLPARVHSLWLPYECQNCGQLHHQRTHAAGFVQQLRANEGQERPCVICGGASRLANIPNLAQMLGRLPLTDQPLEDVEALEAKALTQFLFGAVNAEAQPGGGNHTDISSSHGGSKLQIIRRLGQGGMAEVFLAKQVGVKGFEKFVVMKKILAQFAENPEFVDMLFAEARANARLTHPNVVQTFDVGVTDGVAYILMEYVRGPDLKRLMNDLRRKGLALPMEHALRIVAETAAGLHYAHSYVDPAGNAHPVVHRDVSPHNVLISLDGAIKLSDFGIAKVQGEDHTQAGVLKGKISYISPEAAAGRPLDARNDVFALGVVLFELLTGTLPFRRDHDAASLNAVVREPAPVPSQLKPSIPQDVSDLILRALVKDPARRTPSAAALREEIEAVMAHHRLNSSPAAVAQFFKDTLADRLAEYAPAVASSGSGSHPRIPAGGTDASSARLAGAVANSGTGSGSRQNLTGSRPGTGATASRPTGSGPRAVPASAPQGAPAEGPAGASRGEARPSAPAAASPSRPSQVAMRSVAPASGAHPPVSSSTRSGIRAMPPAAAPPPAAPAPARPSTVMPSVAPPPARASTQMPSVQGSVPRSTQQIPVQSAPSRMGIPAVAPAPAPMPPPAPMPAAPPLAQVSPAAAAAPARASRLWAALAVGAGLLAAAGVAAFFLLPSEEGIRVVNLRRGEHLYIDGHRIEGNLRLTQPEEVLVSTVLRGRVQRFGRMTIEDRLDVHSIPEVPMISGNTPGTLLSEPLPGCQVKVGDQALPGDAALKLSIEASKELQVIVSCQGQAERSQWVMAVPGQEVHLRLREQP
- a CDS encoding TonB-dependent receptor plug domain-containing protein, with amino-acid sequence MGLAAGNAEAQTKPKPTKRRPGTSKKAPPPPPAPVVAPPADDFGTDDPMTGSDAPSSTPAAGSVPPPSDYRTREPIPDSVLADPAPVPPPPAPVAAPAPKQTAVKPAQQDRVPPTAPFADPASSRALPPPSGLAGLDLPDPAGDASSIEDSVNALLSEAVVTTASKRRQRIKDVPMTVAWIPAEELEGTGAFTLCEAIQYFPGLECRRGSMRKAAVSARGLGSNYLSNRLLLLKDGRPLTDPWTGQFYADETTPLSNLKQVEVIRGPGSSLYGSNAFSGVINLIERQPSDLIKEGRNVGFDGRVLAGQDSTFRVNATAAGRGGPVEALASYYGFGSDGPQLFNNPQTGLVDTNQDSQVHQVSGKVKVGAFALDADFTDAEIGRPGGTQISTVGNCGRCHYTPSDTENVQNLNAAAQVDTQVSDNLRVFGQAYTLYKRRVVDQMNMITGKLEPALGKRRRYGAEARALLTAGNLNVTFGGDVKDDLVNNQNVLSGLTVDDTTQSILGGFVDAEYRPMSRLVLGAGVRYDAYLIPEEVWTERTNQLSPRASVVFHALPELTLRTNYGRAFRAPTLAELAINQQMYAATLLGNSALRAETLDTYEAAVDYWAFDRRMRLTATGFYNRAKNFINQNLVFGSTSQFQNIGDAQVVGFEAEVAAQLPAANSSFDVAYQYLDARSQPYGDGPSAQLDYAPHHRLYARARTNIGKVGFAEVYALYVGQRFDPGFLVEATGEVNRVKLPDYVTASARVGVNINEGISVSLLGTNLFDSQYEESHGFPAPPRGVYSELKLRY
- a CDS encoding PhnD/SsuA/transferrin family substrate-binding protein; protein product: MKTPRLLMLGLAVLCAWTPAAWAEKKTTLGVFLPTTLTDGQERFTFAEKLASQLSTVLGQPVAAKSFGRYEDFDKAVKDGLVDFAVVDALSAVQMEEKATPLAFAALAGETAQRWALISNLKGSVKDLKGKRLALTRSAGGLDAKFVSRVVFGGDLPEDHFGKPILVPNVESALKMLEAKGAEAALVPLSHVPKDVRVLFRSIKVPGAVLVTLRPGELAEKLPKLEPVAPFSGFVRVQGKEFEDFRKLAQKGPAPRQPAIVESPQLRVDTDALVRSGQLTPVLPSFTSVMDVSSEQPDD